Proteins co-encoded in one Methylobacterium sp. WL1 genomic window:
- a CDS encoding substrate-binding domain-containing protein, which produces MAARLVALAAALPLLATATLKPAAARDLRVCADPNNLPFSDKAGGGFENRIAQIVAKDLGAELTYTWWAQRRGFLRNTLNAGLCDVVPGLPVGVEMARPTAPVYRSGYAFVQKADAVPITALDDPRLKDLRIGVQMVGDDGYNTPPAHALSRRGIVANVRGYDLYGDYGTPHPPSRIVEAVAKGEVDVAVVWGPLAGYFAARQDPPLQVHLVRPPFDGARLPLAFDIGFAVRREEDGGAFAQEIGGALRRHRAEIDAILVDYGVPRLDTPETQDAPNPTPSRQDSQR; this is translated from the coding sequence ATGGCCGCGCGTCTCGTTGCGCTGGCGGCTGCGCTGCCCCTGCTGGCGACCGCGACCCTGAAGCCGGCCGCGGCACGCGACCTGCGGGTCTGCGCCGACCCGAACAATCTGCCCTTCTCCGACAAGGCCGGGGGAGGCTTCGAGAACAGGATCGCCCAAATCGTCGCGAAGGACCTCGGCGCCGAACTCACCTATACGTGGTGGGCGCAGCGGCGCGGGTTCCTCCGCAACACGCTCAATGCCGGCCTGTGCGACGTGGTGCCGGGCCTGCCGGTCGGCGTGGAGATGGCTCGACCGACCGCGCCGGTCTACCGGTCCGGCTACGCCTTCGTGCAGAAGGCGGATGCCGTACCCATCACCGCTCTCGACGATCCGCGCCTGAAAGACCTGCGCATCGGCGTGCAGATGGTCGGGGACGACGGCTACAACACGCCCCCGGCCCACGCCCTGTCCCGACGGGGAATCGTGGCGAACGTGCGCGGTTACGATCTCTACGGCGATTACGGCACGCCGCACCCGCCCTCGCGGATCGTCGAGGCGGTCGCGAAGGGCGAGGTCGACGTGGCCGTCGTCTGGGGGCCGTTGGCGGGCTACTTCGCCGCCCGGCAGGATCCGCCGCTTCAGGTCCACCTCGTGCGGCCGCCCTTCGACGGGGCCCGTCTGCCGCTCGCCTTCGACATCGGCTTCGCCGTGCGCCGCGAGGAGGACGGGGGCGCCTTCGCCCAGGAGATCGGCGGAGCGTTGCGGCGGCACCGAGCCGAGATCGACGCCATCCTGGTCGATTATGGCGTGCCGCGCCTCGACACGCCGGAGACCCAGGACGCTCCGAACCCAACGCCCTCACGCCAGGATTCGCAACGATGA
- a CDS encoding methanol/ethanol family PQQ-dependent dehydrogenase, with product MRLTVTSVSVIALVWGSVAFAQDAGRDRSPATGKGTGTEGPSGKTPPPGDELAKNPQVLMPTVNPVTESASKATLPAFAAKADTDNAGQWPSPGRNTALTRYSDLDEITKDNVQGMQVASTFSVGTNRGQESAPIVVGDTLYLVSAFPNILYALDLTKPGFPMKWSYDPKSEIASQGVACCDTVNRGPTYAGGKVLYNTLDNVTVAVDARTGKEVWRHKNGDINQGETMTMAPLVAGDKVIVGNSGGELGVRGWSKALDLGSGKEIWRAYTTGPDTDVKIGADYKPFYDQEKGKDLGVKSWPADMWRHGGGSVWGWVSYDPDLRLVYYGTSNPGPWNHEQRPGDNKFTAGIFARDVDTGNARWYYQFSPHDYYDHDGVNENVLLDIEWKGKPRKALVHPDRNGHVYLMDRTNGEVLSAGTYHYTNTNFGVDLKTGKLKHNTEKAPKVDTVVRDICPSPPGAKDWSPSSYSPQTGFLYLPHNNLCMDERLSEVGYIEGTPYVGADVNMKPGPGGHRGEFTAWNVTDGSEAWTIKEKFPVWGGAVATAGGLVFYGTMDGWFKAVDAHTGKELWKFKTGSGIIGQPTTWKGPDGHQYVSIIDGVGGWSGALVSAGLDPKEGTAALGFVAAMRDLPQYTTAGGTLYVFKLAKNPA from the coding sequence ATGCGACTGACCGTCACCTCGGTATCTGTTATCGCACTTGTCTGGGGCAGCGTCGCGTTCGCTCAGGATGCGGGCCGGGACAGGAGCCCTGCGACGGGCAAGGGGACCGGGACGGAGGGGCCCTCAGGCAAGACGCCGCCCCCCGGGGACGAACTGGCGAAGAACCCTCAGGTCCTCATGCCGACCGTCAACCCCGTCACGGAAAGCGCCTCGAAGGCGACGCTACCGGCCTTCGCCGCGAAGGCCGACACGGACAACGCCGGTCAATGGCCGAGCCCCGGGCGCAACACGGCGCTCACCCGCTACAGCGACCTCGACGAGATCACCAAAGACAACGTCCAGGGCATGCAGGTGGCCTCGACGTTCTCGGTCGGGACGAACCGCGGCCAGGAGAGCGCACCGATCGTGGTCGGCGACACGCTCTACCTGGTCTCCGCCTTCCCCAACATCCTCTACGCGCTCGACCTGACCAAGCCCGGTTTCCCGATGAAGTGGTCCTATGACCCGAAATCGGAGATCGCCTCGCAGGGGGTCGCGTGCTGCGACACGGTCAACCGCGGGCCGACCTATGCGGGCGGCAAGGTCCTCTACAACACCCTCGACAACGTCACGGTGGCCGTGGACGCCAGGACCGGCAAGGAGGTCTGGCGGCATAAGAACGGCGACATCAACCAGGGCGAGACGATGACGATGGCCCCGCTGGTGGCGGGGGACAAGGTCATCGTCGGCAATTCCGGCGGGGAACTCGGTGTACGCGGCTGGTCGAAGGCCCTGGATCTCGGCTCCGGCAAGGAGATCTGGCGCGCCTACACGACGGGCCCGGATACCGACGTGAAGATCGGGGCGGATTACAAGCCCTTCTACGACCAGGAGAAGGGCAAGGACCTCGGGGTCAAGTCCTGGCCCGCCGACATGTGGCGGCATGGCGGCGGCTCGGTCTGGGGCTGGGTCAGCTACGACCCGGATCTCCGGCTCGTCTATTACGGCACGTCGAATCCCGGGCCGTGGAACCATGAGCAGCGACCGGGCGACAACAAGTTCACTGCCGGGATCTTCGCCCGCGACGTCGATACGGGCAACGCGCGGTGGTATTACCAGTTCAGCCCGCACGACTATTACGACCACGACGGCGTCAACGAGAACGTGCTGCTCGACATTGAGTGGAAGGGCAAGCCGCGCAAGGCCCTCGTCCATCCGGACCGGAACGGCCACGTCTACCTGATGGACCGCACGAACGGCGAAGTCCTCTCGGCCGGCACCTACCACTACACCAACACCAATTTCGGCGTGGACCTGAAGACCGGCAAGCTGAAACACAACACCGAGAAGGCACCGAAGGTCGACACCGTGGTGCGCGACATCTGCCCGAGCCCGCCCGGCGCCAAGGATTGGAGCCCGTCGAGCTATTCGCCCCAGACCGGCTTCCTCTACCTGCCGCACAACAACCTCTGCATGGACGAGCGCCTGTCCGAGGTCGGGTACATCGAGGGCACGCCCTATGTCGGGGCCGACGTGAACATGAAGCCGGGCCCCGGCGGCCACCGCGGCGAGTTCACCGCCTGGAACGTCACCGACGGCTCGGAGGCCTGGACGATCAAGGAGAAGTTCCCGGTCTGGGGCGGGGCGGTGGCGACGGCCGGCGGCCTCGTCTTCTACGGGACCATGGACGGCTGGTTCAAAGCGGTCGACGCGCATACCGGCAAGGAGCTTTGGAAGTTCAAGACCGGCTCCGGGATCATCGGCCAGCCCACCACGTGGAAGGGGCCGGACGGACACCAATACGTCTCGATTATCGACGGTGTCGGCGGCTGGTCCGGGGCACTGGTGTCGGCCGGGCTCGACCCGAAGGAGGGTACCGCGGCGCTCGGTTTCGTGGCGGCCATGCGCGACCTCCCGCAATACACCACGGCCGGAGGCACGCTGTATGTCTTCAAGCTGGCCAAGAACCCGGCCTAG
- the coxB gene encoding cytochrome c oxidase subunit II produces the protein MTAFGTRADGILPLTYGTMAISCLVSVLIAALLAWALLRHRGTDRSGNPRALAVARSGGGLPWIYVGVGVSTLVLFGAAAWTMVVLSTVARPATKPRLTIEITARQWWWGVRYLSPDHARTVTTANEIHIPVGEPVAFKLASEDVIHSFWVPALHGKTDVIPGQTNTTWLQARVPGTYRGQCTEYCGQQHAHMGFVVIAQEPEAFETWYRHQLAPTPPPTGDLAEAQTTFAAKCGLCHAVRGTPVGGRLGPDLTHLKSRTTLAAGTVPNNPGYRGAWIADPQHIKPGSKMPRLDISGPELARVQAYLDTLD, from the coding sequence ATGACCGCGTTCGGCACGCGGGCCGACGGCATCCTGCCGCTGACCTACGGCACGATGGCGATCTCCTGCCTCGTCTCGGTGCTGATCGCGGCCCTGTTGGCCTGGGCCCTCCTCCGCCACCGGGGAACCGACCGTTCGGGCAATCCCCGAGCGCTGGCCGTGGCTCGTTCGGGCGGCGGCCTGCCGTGGATCTATGTCGGCGTCGGCGTCTCGACCCTCGTGCTGTTCGGCGCGGCGGCCTGGACGATGGTGGTGCTCTCCACCGTGGCCCGGCCCGCGACCAAGCCCAGGCTCACGATCGAGATCACCGCCCGGCAATGGTGGTGGGGTGTGCGCTACCTCAGCCCCGATCACGCGCGCACCGTCACCACCGCCAACGAGATCCACATTCCCGTCGGCGAGCCTGTGGCGTTCAAGCTCGCGAGCGAGGACGTGATCCACTCGTTCTGGGTGCCGGCGCTGCACGGCAAGACGGACGTCATCCCCGGCCAGACCAACACGACCTGGCTTCAGGCGCGGGTGCCCGGCACGTATCGCGGGCAATGCACGGAGTATTGCGGGCAGCAGCACGCGCATATGGGCTTCGTCGTCATCGCGCAGGAGCCTGAGGCGTTCGAGACGTGGTATCGGCATCAGCTGGCGCCGACACCGCCGCCGACCGGCGACCTCGCTGAGGCGCAGACGACCTTCGCGGCCAAATGCGGCCTGTGCCACGCCGTGCGCGGAACGCCGGTGGGCGGCAGGCTCGGACCGGACCTCACCCATCTGAAGTCGCGCACGACCCTCGCTGCCGGGACCGTGCCCAACAACCCCGGTTATCGCGGCGCCTGGATCGCCGATCCGCAGCACATCAAGCCGGGGTCGAAAATGCCTCGTCTCGACATCTCGGGCCCGGAGCTCGCCCGGGTCCAGGCTTATCTCGATACGCTGGATTAG
- the ctaD gene encoding cytochrome c oxidase subunit I gives MAHSPAASPARIPEAIERPGQDVLDRLERIWRTEPGLLGVVATVDHKIIGIRYLVTAFAFLIAGGLEALAIRLQLAGPDRALISPQAYNQLFTMHGVTMMFLYAFPVLSGFSNYLWPLLLGSRDMAFPRLNALSYWIFLASGLFLYASFFIGQAPDDGWFNYVPYASKVYNAGPNIDWYLLGLIFLGISTTVGSVNFVVTLMRTRAPGMSINRLPILVWGTMTASVANLFAVPAVSLACLLLWLDRQFGTTFFDPRDGGSPLLWQHLFWMFGHPWVYALVLPAMGIVSDALPTFCRRPLVGYTLVALGTVATMIFGFGVWVHHMFATGIPDLALSFLSAASIVIAVPSAVAVFAWIATIWGGRPVVTTAFLFFVGFVLLFVIGGVSGFMTGSVPVDWQLTDTYFVVAHIHYVLVGINVFPVIGGIYYWFPKFTGRMMNERLGRWNVWTMFVGFNLGFFPMHITGLMGMPRRIYTYGPEMGWTNLNLVTTIGSFLFALGVLLFLVNVAISLRGGAVAGDNPWDAPTLEWATPSPPPPYNFAVIPTVASRHPLWEDRLDADERTDRSQIDRGLLLDHGRETIATTVLDAEPDVILKMPGDSQAPFWLTVALALLFVALLLHAWWLAGAAMIGTGLAILAWLWPERGLGQRLAAATGAPAHG, from the coding sequence ATGGCGCATTCACCGGCGGCCTCCCCCGCGCGCATCCCCGAGGCGATCGAGCGGCCCGGCCAGGACGTGCTCGACCGGCTGGAGCGGATCTGGCGGACCGAGCCCGGCCTCCTCGGGGTGGTGGCCACCGTCGATCACAAGATCATCGGCATCCGCTACCTCGTCACCGCCTTCGCCTTCCTCATCGCGGGTGGCCTGGAGGCCCTGGCGATCCGCCTGCAGCTCGCCGGCCCCGACCGGGCGCTGATCTCGCCGCAGGCCTACAATCAGCTCTTCACGATGCACGGCGTGACGATGATGTTCCTCTACGCCTTCCCCGTGCTCTCCGGCTTCTCGAACTATCTCTGGCCGCTGCTGCTGGGCTCGCGCGACATGGCCTTCCCCCGGCTCAACGCCTTGTCCTACTGGATCTTCCTGGCCTCGGGGCTCTTCCTCTACGCGAGCTTCTTCATCGGGCAGGCGCCGGACGACGGCTGGTTCAACTACGTCCCCTACGCGTCGAAGGTCTACAATGCCGGCCCCAACATCGACTGGTATCTGCTGGGCCTGATCTTCCTGGGCATTTCCACGACCGTCGGTTCGGTGAACTTCGTCGTGACGTTGATGCGCACCCGCGCGCCGGGCATGTCGATCAACCGCCTGCCGATCCTGGTCTGGGGCACGATGACCGCCTCGGTCGCCAACCTGTTCGCGGTGCCGGCGGTCAGCCTCGCCTGCCTGCTCCTGTGGCTCGACCGGCAGTTCGGCACGACGTTCTTCGATCCGCGGGACGGCGGCTCGCCGCTGCTGTGGCAGCACCTGTTCTGGATGTTCGGCCACCCATGGGTCTACGCCCTGGTGCTGCCGGCCATGGGCATCGTCTCGGACGCCCTGCCCACCTTCTGCCGCCGGCCGCTGGTCGGCTACACCCTGGTGGCGCTCGGCACCGTCGCCACCATGATCTTCGGCTTCGGCGTGTGGGTGCACCACATGTTCGCCACCGGGATCCCCGACCTCGCGCTCTCCTTCCTCTCGGCGGCTTCGATCGTGATCGCGGTGCCGAGCGCGGTGGCGGTCTTCGCCTGGATCGCCACGATCTGGGGCGGGCGACCTGTCGTCACCACGGCGTTCCTGTTCTTCGTGGGCTTCGTCCTGCTGTTCGTGATCGGCGGCGTCTCCGGCTTCATGACCGGCTCGGTACCGGTCGACTGGCAGTTGACGGACACGTACTTCGTGGTGGCGCACATCCACTACGTTCTGGTCGGCATCAACGTCTTCCCGGTGATCGGCGGAATCTATTACTGGTTCCCGAAATTCACCGGCCGGATGATGAACGAGCGCCTCGGCCGGTGGAACGTCTGGACGATGTTCGTGGGCTTCAACCTCGGCTTCTTCCCGATGCACATCACCGGCCTGATGGGGATGCCCCGGCGCATCTACACCTACGGCCCGGAGATGGGCTGGACCAACCTCAACCTCGTCACCACGATCGGGTCCTTCCTGTTCGCGCTCGGCGTGCTCCTGTTCCTCGTCAACGTCGCGATCAGCCTGCGGGGCGGAGCGGTGGCGGGCGACAATCCCTGGGACGCGCCGACCCTCGAATGGGCGACCCCGTCACCGCCGCCGCCCTACAACTTCGCGGTGATCCCCACCGTGGCGAGCCGCCATCCGCTCTGGGAGGACCGCCTCGATGCCGACGAGCGCACCGACCGCTCGCAGATCGACCGGGGTCTCCTCCTCGACCACGGCCGGGAAACCATCGCGACGACGGTGCTGGATGCCGAGCCCGACGTGATCCTGAAGATGCCCGGCGACAGCCAAGCGCCGTTCTGGCTGACGGTCGCCCTGGCCCTGCTGTTCGTGGCGCTGCTCCTCCACGCGTGGTGGCTCGCGGGGGCGGCGATGATCGGCACCGGCCTCGCCATTTTGGCCTGGCTCTGGCCGGAACGCGGCCTCGGGCAGCGGCTTGCCGCAGCGACGGGAGCCCCCGCCCATGGCTGA
- a CDS encoding cytochrome c oxidase subunit 3, with protein MADSATLAPPADRTLEPAERALPVGTVSDVRSSGMLGMLFLILTEATIFGYLIFGYFYTAASAQGAWPPQGSPGLGYALTNLVLALVSAGAVWWADRAIRVDQPRPAAAGLAAAFLLGLVFLGIQGLDWRAHASLTAGAYRSLYLTITGVHVAHLVVGLGILAALSGWTLRGYFGAARSAPVRIGAAYWYFVVAAEVAVFATLSLSPHLS; from the coding sequence ATGGCTGATTCAGCAACGCTCGCACCGCCGGCGGACAGGACCCTGGAGCCCGCCGAGCGGGCCCTGCCGGTCGGCACGGTGAGCGACGTCCGCTCCTCCGGCATGCTCGGGATGCTGTTCCTGATCCTGACCGAGGCGACGATCTTCGGCTACCTGATCTTCGGATACTTCTACACGGCCGCCTCCGCGCAGGGCGCATGGCCACCGCAGGGGTCGCCCGGCCTCGGCTACGCCCTCACCAACCTCGTCCTCGCCCTCGTCAGCGCCGGGGCGGTATGGTGGGCGGATCGCGCCATTCGCGTCGACCAGCCGCGCCCCGCCGCAGCCGGTCTGGCTGCGGCGTTCCTCCTGGGCCTCGTCTTCCTGGGCATCCAGGGGCTCGATTGGCGCGCCCATGCGAGCCTCACGGCCGGGGCCTACCGTTCCCTGTACCTGACCATCACCGGGGTCCACGTCGCGCATCTCGTCGTCGGACTCGGAATCCTGGCGGCCCTGAGCGGCTGGACGCTGCGCGGCTATTTCGGCGCCGCGCGGTCGGCGCCGGTGCGGATCGGGGCCGCCTACTGGTACTTCGTCGTCGCTGCCGAGGTCGCGGTCTTCGCGACCCTGTCCCTGTCGCCACACCTGAGTTAG
- a CDS encoding c-type cytochrome, which produces MLIDRRRPRPRGPLALAALACALSTAGCDGQATAGDRTDAHGAVHLIRSYGCGGCHEIPGVEGATGRVGPPLNGIGRRVFLAGMLRNEPQSMIRWLRDPQSVVPGNAMPNMGITEDDARTIAAYLATLR; this is translated from the coding sequence ATGCTGATCGATCGCCGTCGTCCCCGGCCGAGGGGGCCGCTCGCCCTCGCCGCGCTCGCCTGCGCTCTCTCGACCGCCGGCTGCGACGGTCAGGCCACCGCCGGCGATCGGACCGATGCCCATGGCGCGGTGCACCTCATCCGGAGTTACGGCTGCGGAGGCTGCCACGAGATCCCCGGCGTCGAGGGAGCGACCGGTCGGGTCGGCCCGCCCCTCAACGGGATCGGCCGGCGGGTCTTCCTCGCAGGGATGCTGCGGAACGAACCGCAATCCATGATCCGCTGGCTCCGGGATCCGCAATCCGTGGTGCCCGGCAATGCCATGCCGAACATGGGGATCACCGAGGACGACGCCCGGACCATCGCGGCTTATCTCGCGACCCTCCGCTGA
- a CDS encoding sodium:proton antiporter, with protein sequence MISIFDLAALLLTLSALFGWLNRRFLRMPHTIGLLVMGLLASLTLVGLDLAFPGQHLYEDLTRVLRQVDFTEVVMNGMLAFLLFAGAMSLDLRMLRDRAWPVATLALFGTLISTAIVGGAFWLAADLVGRPVPLSWALVFGALISPTDPVAVLATLKNVKVPETLEVEMQGEALFNDGIGIVLFTVLVAFAAGSGGEATSAGGIATLLLQEAGGGLVLGIATGYVAYRAMRAIDDFPVEVLITLALVAGTYALAQKLHFSGPLAVVAAGLLVGDRAPRDAMSKETQGYVSALWTLIDEVLNSVLFLLIGLEVLVLRFELGGLALAACAVPIVLVARLVAVTTPLLAFRWGGNLSPRNVPFLTWAGVRGGISVALALSIPESDAKPAILASTYAVVLFTIIVQGSTLGLVARRTLRERVPPSDVS encoded by the coding sequence ATGATCTCGATCTTCGACCTCGCCGCACTGCTGCTGACCCTCTCGGCCCTGTTCGGCTGGCTGAATCGCCGCTTCCTGCGCATGCCGCATACCATCGGCCTCCTGGTGATGGGGCTGCTTGCCTCGCTCACCCTCGTCGGTCTCGACCTCGCCTTCCCGGGCCAGCACCTCTACGAGGACCTGACCAGGGTGCTGAGGCAGGTCGACTTCACCGAGGTGGTGATGAATGGCATGCTGGCCTTCCTCCTCTTCGCCGGCGCCATGAGCCTCGACCTGCGCATGCTTCGCGACCGGGCCTGGCCTGTCGCCACGCTGGCGCTTTTCGGCACCTTGATCTCCACGGCCATCGTGGGCGGCGCGTTCTGGCTGGCGGCCGACCTCGTCGGGCGGCCGGTCCCGCTCTCCTGGGCCCTCGTCTTCGGCGCCCTCATCAGCCCGACCGATCCGGTCGCGGTGCTGGCGACCCTGAAGAACGTCAAGGTGCCGGAAACTCTCGAGGTCGAGATGCAGGGCGAAGCCCTGTTCAACGACGGCATCGGCATCGTGCTGTTCACCGTGCTCGTGGCCTTCGCGGCGGGCTCCGGCGGGGAGGCCACGAGCGCTGGCGGCATCGCCACGCTGCTTCTGCAGGAGGCCGGCGGCGGTCTCGTCCTGGGGATCGCGACCGGCTACGTCGCCTACCGGGCCATGCGCGCCATAGACGACTTCCCCGTCGAGGTGCTGATCACACTGGCGCTGGTCGCGGGCACCTACGCCCTCGCCCAGAAGCTGCATTTCAGCGGCCCCCTCGCGGTGGTCGCCGCCGGGCTCCTTGTCGGCGACCGGGCCCCGCGCGACGCCATGAGCAAGGAGACGCAAGGCTACGTCTCGGCGCTGTGGACCCTGATCGACGAGGTGCTGAACTCGGTGCTGTTCCTGCTGATCGGGCTGGAGGTGCTGGTGCTGCGGTTCGAGCTCGGCGGCCTGGCACTGGCCGCCTGTGCGGTTCCCATCGTCCTCGTCGCCCGGTTGGTGGCCGTCACGACGCCGCTCCTCGCCTTCCGCTGGGGCGGCAACCTCTCGCCCCGCAACGTGCCGTTCCTGACCTGGGCCGGCGTTCGGGGCGGCATCTCCGTGGCACTGGCGCTTTCGATACCGGAGAGCGACGCCAAGCCCGCGATCCTGGCATCGACCTACGCGGTGGTGCTGTTCACCATCATCGTGCAGGGCTCGACGCTCGGGCTGGTGGCACGACGCACGCTGCGTGAACGAGTGCCGCCCTCGGATGTCTCCTGA
- a CDS encoding endonuclease/exonuclease/phosphatase family protein, whose amino-acid sequence MKALARYALILLAAILAAASLVPLIPTEWWAVRLLDFPRLPFAGGLLAVGLALFPFLRGAPRSTLPALALVTLALAVNAWILWPYRPTGGMRVEGCPVERRLSVLIANVQLGSRNAAPLVEAVGREEPDLFLAMETDTWWDEALKPVLAAMPHALQRITGSYYGIHFFSRLPLVNGGIRHLAGQDTPAVVTGVTLRSGEIVDFVGLHPKPPQPWQSARGRDAQLYAAAAVLRDRVEPGVLAGDLNATPWEIAVERMARLSGLIDPRRGYGYVATWNAHSSWIRWPLDHVFHEGGFATLDVERLDAFGSDHVPLLVRLCRKTGERGRMTPQRDADDVAAANAVLAAAGATERLQPR is encoded by the coding sequence GTGAAGGCCCTCGCCCGCTACGCGCTCATCCTGCTTGCCGCCATCCTGGCCGCCGCGAGCCTCGTGCCCTTGATCCCGACCGAGTGGTGGGCGGTGCGGCTGCTCGACTTTCCGCGCCTGCCTTTCGCCGGAGGCCTGCTGGCGGTCGGTCTGGCCCTGTTTCCCTTCCTTCGGGGAGCTCCCAGGTCGACCCTTCCGGCTCTTGCGCTGGTGACCCTCGCACTGGCGGTCAACGCCTGGATCCTGTGGCCATATCGGCCGACGGGCGGCATGCGGGTCGAAGGATGCCCCGTGGAGCGCAGGCTCTCCGTGCTGATCGCGAACGTGCAACTCGGGAGCCGGAACGCCGCGCCCTTGGTCGAGGCCGTCGGGCGGGAGGAACCCGACCTGTTCCTCGCCATGGAGACCGACACGTGGTGGGACGAGGCCTTGAAGCCCGTGCTCGCCGCGATGCCCCACGCCCTGCAGCGGATCACGGGGTCGTATTACGGCATCCACTTCTTCTCGCGTCTGCCCCTGGTGAACGGCGGCATCCGTCATCTCGCCGGGCAGGACACGCCGGCGGTCGTGACCGGCGTCACCCTGCGCAGCGGGGAAATCGTCGATTTCGTCGGCCTCCACCCGAAGCCGCCGCAGCCCTGGCAATCCGCCCGCGGACGGGACGCCCAACTCTACGCGGCGGCCGCGGTGCTGCGCGACCGGGTCGAGCCGGGCGTCCTCGCCGGCGACCTCAACGCCACGCCGTGGGAGATCGCCGTGGAGCGGATGGCCAGGCTCTCCGGATTGATCGACCCGCGCCGCGGCTACGGCTACGTCGCGACCTGGAACGCCCATTCGTCCTGGATCCGCTGGCCCCTCGACCACGTCTTCCACGAAGGCGGGTTCGCGACGCTGGACGTCGAGCGCCTCGACGCCTTCGGCTCGGACCACGTCCCCCTTCTCGTCCGTCTGTGCCGGAAGACCGGGGAACGGGGGAGGATGACGCCGCAGCGGGACGCCGACGATGTCGCCGCCGCCAACGCGGTGCTCGCCGCCGCCGGGGCGACCGAACGCCTCCAGCCGCGATGA
- a CDS encoding fasciclin domain-containing protein — protein MMRTILPAALLASGLAFAAPAFAETAPMVGGAPMMPSKTIVENASKASNLTTLVAAVKAAGLADTLNGKGPFTVFAPTNDAFKKLPAGTVDALLKPDMKKTLTAVLTYHVVPGKLDAKELMAKAKMGGADANLKTVEGQVLTVKMDGDRLALIDQKGGGAFVEQADVNQSNGVVHVIDSVLMPK, from the coding sequence ATGATGCGTACGATTCTGCCTGCCGCCCTTCTCGCCTCCGGCCTGGCCTTCGCGGCGCCGGCCTTCGCCGAGACCGCCCCCATGGTCGGCGGCGCGCCGATGATGCCCAGCAAGACCATCGTGGAGAACGCGTCCAAGGCCAGCAACCTGACGACCCTCGTCGCCGCCGTGAAGGCCGCCGGGCTCGCCGACACCCTGAATGGCAAGGGCCCGTTCACGGTGTTCGCGCCGACCAACGACGCCTTCAAGAAGCTGCCGGCCGGCACGGTCGACGCGCTCCTGAAGCCGGACATGAAGAAGACGCTGACGGCCGTGCTCACCTACCACGTCGTTCCGGGCAAGCTCGACGCCAAGGAACTGATGGCCAAGGCCAAGATGGGCGGCGCCGACGCCAACCTGAAGACGGTCGAGGGTCAGGTCCTGACGGTGAAGATGGACGGCGACCGACTGGCGCTGATCGATCAGAAGGGCGGCGGCGCCTTCGTGGAGCAGGCCGACGTGAACCAGTCGAACGGCGTCGTGCACGTCATCGATAGCGTCCTGATGCCGAAGTAA
- a CDS encoding PRC-barrel domain-containing protein, with amino-acid sequence MLYRTFAAAVALACLSAPALAQTTPAAPAPGTAMPASSDMTSSGRGMTMADTATVKLKYVTVKPADVMSSKLIGTTVYNNKNETVGEIEDLAIENGKTLTGVVVSVGGFLGIGESYVVLDPATLAISEKDGTWAVHADTDKDTLKNAPKFTYSKKKS; translated from the coding sequence TTGCTCTATCGCACGTTCGCCGCCGCCGTCGCGCTCGCCTGCCTGTCGGCCCCGGCCCTGGCCCAGACGACGCCCGCGGCCCCGGCTCCCGGCACCGCCATGCCCGCGTCCTCCGACATGACATCCTCCGGCCGGGGGATGACGATGGCTGACACCGCGACGGTGAAGCTGAAGTACGTGACTGTGAAGCCCGCGGACGTGATGTCGTCCAAGCTCATCGGCACGACCGTCTACAACAACAAGAACGAGACCGTCGGCGAGATCGAGGATCTCGCGATCGAGAACGGCAAGACGCTGACCGGCGTCGTCGTCAGCGTCGGCGGCTTCCTCGGCATCGGCGAGAGCTACGTCGTGCTCGATCCCGCGACGCTCGCCATCAGCGAAAAGGACGGCACGTGGGCGGTCCACGCCGACACCGACAAGGACACCCTCAAGAACGCGCCGAAGTTCACCTACTCGAAGAAGAAGAGCTGA